In the Flavisolibacter tropicus genome, one interval contains:
- a CDS encoding GH92 family glycosyl hydrolase, which produces MKVRGALLLTALSMSLMASWAQKKTANWIQYVNPLIGTEKMGHTYPGATVPFGAVQLSPDTDTIPYAVNGKYNPDVYKYCAGYQYTDPTIVGFSHTHFSGTGHSDLGDFLIMPTVGNLQLNPGTAAAPETGYRSRFSHQTEVAEPNYYKVKLEDDNILAELTTTTRVGFHQYTFPKTDQAHIILDLMHGIYNYDDKNAWTYLRIENDTLVTGYRQTIGWARTRTVYFAMTFSKPFVSYGNNDFSAKQPYRGFWGRFDQRHNFPEIAGKQLRAYFNFKTEEGEAIKVKFALSPVSTANALENLRREIPNWNFNQVKQQGQDLWNMELGKVDVKLADKGDMINFYTALYHSFLSPTVYMDVNGDYKGLDQNRHQAKGFTNYTTFSLWDTYRALHPLFNIVQPKRNRDMIQSMLAHQEQSAEHMLPIWSHYANENWCMSGYHSVSVIADAAIKGNVGYDLSKALDACVQTARTNYFDALGEYRRLGYVPEDKRRGISVSTTLEFAYDDWCIAQLAKKLKRNDIYDEFIKRSANWRNVYDSSIGYMRPKLSDGSFRKEFDVLSTNNQGFIEGNAWNFSLYVPHDPKGLINAMGGNERFIPHLDSLFTMHLPDQFFEETEDITRDGIIGNYVHGNEPSHHVAYLYNFTNQPWKTQERVRMILKKQYRPAPDGLGGNDDCGQMSAWYIFSSMGFYPVTPGSDQYQLGSPAVSQATIKLENGKTFSIQAINQSEKNVYVEKVLLNGKPLNRTYLTHTDLMNGGSLVFYMSPSPVTLAKVK; this is translated from the coding sequence ATGAAGGTGAGAGGCGCTTTGTTGTTAACAGCGTTAAGTATGAGTCTAATGGCCAGTTGGGCGCAAAAGAAAACAGCCAATTGGATACAATATGTTAACCCATTAATTGGTACCGAAAAGATGGGGCACACTTATCCTGGCGCCACCGTTCCTTTTGGAGCGGTTCAGTTAAGTCCAGATACCGATACCATTCCATACGCCGTTAATGGTAAGTACAATCCGGATGTTTATAAGTATTGTGCTGGCTACCAATATACAGATCCAACTATTGTTGGATTTAGCCATACACATTTTAGCGGTACGGGCCATTCTGACTTAGGCGACTTTCTTATTATGCCAACTGTGGGCAACCTGCAACTGAATCCTGGCACTGCCGCTGCTCCGGAAACAGGTTATCGCTCAAGGTTCTCTCATCAAACTGAAGTGGCAGAACCCAACTATTATAAGGTGAAGTTGGAGGATGATAACATTCTGGCTGAACTTACTACAACTACTCGTGTAGGTTTTCATCAATATACCTTCCCAAAAACAGACCAGGCGCATATTATCCTTGATCTGATGCATGGCATTTATAACTACGATGATAAAAATGCCTGGACCTACTTACGTATTGAAAATGACACATTGGTTACCGGCTACCGTCAAACGATTGGATGGGCGCGTACACGTACTGTGTATTTTGCTATGACCTTCTCCAAGCCGTTTGTGTCTTATGGTAATAATGACTTTTCGGCAAAGCAACCGTATAGAGGTTTCTGGGGACGATTTGATCAGCGCCACAACTTTCCTGAGATAGCTGGCAAGCAGCTGCGCGCCTATTTTAATTTTAAAACAGAAGAAGGTGAGGCCATTAAAGTAAAATTTGCGCTTTCGCCGGTTAGTACTGCCAATGCCTTAGAGAACTTACGAAGAGAGATTCCTAATTGGAACTTTAACCAGGTAAAACAACAAGGGCAAGATCTGTGGAATATGGAGCTCGGAAAGGTAGATGTGAAACTGGCAGATAAAGGCGATATGATCAATTTCTACACAGCCTTGTATCATTCGTTTTTATCTCCGACAGTTTATATGGATGTGAATGGTGATTATAAAGGTTTGGACCAGAACAGGCACCAAGCAAAAGGATTTACAAATTATACCACTTTCTCCTTGTGGGATACTTATCGTGCCTTGCATCCGTTGTTTAACATCGTGCAGCCTAAACGTAATCGCGATATGATCCAATCTATGCTAGCGCATCAGGAGCAAAGTGCCGAACATATGTTGCCGATCTGGTCGCACTATGCCAATGAGAACTGGTGTATGAGCGGCTATCATAGTGTGTCTGTGATTGCTGATGCTGCCATTAAAGGGAATGTGGGTTATGATTTAAGCAAAGCTTTAGATGCTTGTGTACAAACAGCCAGAACCAATTACTTTGATGCATTAGGTGAGTATCGTAGGTTGGGTTATGTACCAGAAGATAAAAGAAGAGGAATTTCCGTTTCTACTACCTTAGAGTTTGCCTATGATGATTGGTGTATAGCGCAACTGGCTAAAAAGCTAAAGCGGAATGATATCTATGATGAGTTTATAAAGCGTTCAGCTAATTGGCGAAATGTATATGATTCTTCTATCGGTTATATGCGTCCAAAATTAAGCGATGGCAGTTTCCGTAAAGAGTTTGATGTACTATCTACCAACAACCAGGGTTTTATAGAAGGTAATGCCTGGAACTTTAGCTTATATGTGCCGCACGATCCTAAAGGCTTGATCAATGCAATGGGAGGTAACGAACGATTCATTCCACATCTGGACTCTTTATTCACCATGCACCTGCCGGATCAATTCTTTGAAGAAACAGAAGACATTACTCGGGATGGTATCATTGGTAATTATGTACATGGCAATGAACCGTCCCACCATGTAGCATATCTGTACAATTTTACCAATCAGCCTTGGAAGACACAAGAGCGGGTGCGTATGATATTAAAGAAGCAGTACCGCCCAGCGCCAGATGGCCTTGGCGGTAACGATGACTGTGGTCAAATGAGTGCCTGGTACATCTTTAGTTCGATGGGTTTTTATCCGGTAACGCCTGGTTCAGATCAATACCAGTTGGGTAGCCCGGCTGTATCACAAGCAACCATTAAACTGGAGAATGGAAAAACGTTTTCCATTCAAGCCATCAATCAAAGCGAGAAGAATGTATATGTGGAGAAGGTATTGCTGAATGGAAAGCCGTTAAATAGGACTTATCTCACGCATACTGATCTGATGAATGGAGGTAGTTTGGTTTTCTATATGTCGCCAAGTCCAGTTACGCTAGCTAAGGTTAAATAG